In Marinobacter sp. LQ44, the following are encoded in one genomic region:
- a CDS encoding SLC13 family permease, producing MDWHGWFSLGLAGAALLLMSSGRFAPHLVMMAALVVLSASGIIGPEQALAGFSNPGLITVVALFVVASGVHHSGGVDLLVHYILGSPKTVRGAQARIALPVTLLSGFLNNTPVVATMIPAVHAWSRKIGIAPSKLMIPLSYAAIFGGTLTLIGTSTNLVVNGQYQQLTGEEGFSIFAITQVGLPVAIIGVAVMLLVLPRMLPDRKDQQKFGSVKEFTLEVAVAFEGPLVGKSVGEAGLRELDRLYLVEIERDGSVVTAVPSEERLRGGDRLVFAGDTQAISDLLRINGIVPSVHDDEPSLSKDRAERRLVEAVLSPQSDVLGQTIRDARFRDRYGAVVLAVARGGERVPGNLGNIRLKPGDVLLLEARPAFVSRQRYNKDFLLINDLETEAPRHDRAWLSWGILLVLVGLAACGIMTMLNAALVGAFMMILSGCCSVGQAQKAVDVPVILTIAASFALGGALEQTGAASYLAGAVFSLSDGNTLLALLLVYLVVSVLTEVITNNAAAVLIVPVVLSLTSAMGVDSEPFIIAVMMAASASFATPLGYQTNMMVFGPGGYRFSDFVRVGLPMNVFIGLVTVGVISVVYSV from the coding sequence ATGGACTGGCACGGATGGTTTTCCCTTGGGTTGGCGGGTGCCGCCCTGTTACTGATGAGCTCTGGCCGCTTTGCGCCGCATCTGGTGATGATGGCGGCCTTGGTAGTGCTGAGTGCCAGCGGTATCATCGGCCCGGAACAGGCCCTTGCCGGCTTCAGTAATCCGGGGCTGATCACCGTGGTTGCTCTGTTTGTGGTGGCCTCCGGTGTTCACCATTCCGGGGGTGTCGACCTCCTGGTGCACTACATTCTGGGCAGCCCGAAAACCGTTCGCGGGGCCCAGGCCCGCATTGCCTTACCAGTCACGTTACTTAGTGGCTTCCTTAATAATACGCCGGTGGTTGCCACCATGATTCCGGCCGTTCATGCCTGGTCGCGCAAGATTGGTATTGCCCCTTCCAAGCTGATGATTCCCCTCAGCTATGCCGCCATTTTTGGCGGAACGCTCACCCTGATCGGTACCAGTACCAACCTGGTGGTCAATGGTCAGTACCAGCAGCTGACCGGTGAAGAAGGCTTTTCAATCTTCGCCATTACCCAGGTTGGGCTGCCGGTAGCGATCATCGGGGTTGCTGTGATGTTGCTGGTACTGCCGCGGATGCTGCCAGATCGTAAAGACCAGCAGAAGTTCGGCTCGGTTAAAGAGTTTACGCTGGAAGTGGCGGTCGCGTTCGAGGGGCCGCTGGTCGGCAAAAGCGTAGGCGAGGCCGGGCTGAGGGAGCTGGACCGACTTTACCTGGTTGAAATTGAGCGGGATGGCAGCGTGGTGACGGCGGTGCCATCGGAAGAGCGTCTTCGGGGCGGTGACCGCCTGGTGTTTGCCGGCGATACCCAGGCAATTTCTGATCTGTTGAGGATCAACGGCATCGTGCCTTCGGTGCATGATGATGAGCCGTCTCTCAGCAAGGACCGCGCCGAACGGCGTTTGGTGGAGGCCGTGTTGTCGCCCCAGTCAGATGTGCTTGGCCAGACCATCAGGGATGCCCGGTTCCGGGACCGCTACGGTGCCGTGGTGCTGGCGGTTGCGCGGGGAGGTGAACGGGTGCCGGGTAACCTGGGTAATATTCGCCTGAAGCCCGGCGATGTGTTGTTGCTGGAAGCGCGCCCTGCGTTTGTCAGCCGGCAGCGATACAACAAGGATTTCCTGCTGATCAACGACCTCGAGACCGAAGCGCCGCGCCATGACCGGGCCTGGTTGTCCTGGGGGATTCTGCTGGTGCTGGTCGGGCTTGCCGCCTGCGGGATCATGACCATGCTCAATGCTGCCCTGGTGGGAGCGTTCATGATGATTCTTTCCGGCTGCTGTTCGGTCGGCCAGGCCCAGAAAGCGGTGGACGTGCCTGTGATTCTTACCATCGCCGCTTCCTTTGCCCTGGGCGGCGCACTGGAGCAGACTGGCGCGGCGAGTTACTTGGCCGGTGCGGTGTTTAGCCTGAGCGATGGGAACACCTTGCTGGCGTTATTGCTGGTTTACCTGGTGGTATCGGTGCTGACGGAAGTGATCACCAATAACGCCGCGGCCGTCCTGATCGTTCCCGTCGTACTGTCGCTCACCTCGGCGATGGGTGTGGATTCAGAGCCGTTTATCATTGCTGTGATGATGGCCGCCTCCGCCAGCTTCGCAACGCCGCTGGGTTACCAGACCAACATGATGGTGTTTGGGCCGGGTGGTTATCGTTTCAGCGATTTTGTCCGGGTCGGCTTGCCGATGAATGTCTTTATCGGGCTGGTGACTGTGGGGGTTATTTCTGTGGTTTACAGCGTTTGA